One Coffea arabica cultivar ET-39 chromosome 5e, Coffea Arabica ET-39 HiFi, whole genome shotgun sequence DNA segment encodes these proteins:
- the LOC113687388 gene encoding calcium-dependent protein kinase-like: MSISVGVEKGVLLEGKMKMARQNFRSKISENDKGIFDEILAGRLDFQSSPWPSISSGAKDLVRKMLTMDPRKRITAAEALEHQWLKEGGEASDMPIDSVVQIRMKQFRAMNKLKKLALKVIAENLSKEEIKGLRQMFNNMDMDRSGTITYEELKTGLSRLGSKLSEEEIQELMEAVSNPRLWRRFLVLTHTWGTKG; encoded by the exons ATGAGCATCTCAGTTGGAGTAGAGAAGGGGGTCTTACTGGAAGGCAAAATGAAAATGGCCCGTCAAAATTTCAGATCTAAGATTTCAG AGAATGACAAAGGCATTTTTGATGAAATCCTAGCGGGGCGCCTTGATTTCCAAAGCTCtccttggccttcaatatcgtCTGGTGCAAAGGATCTTGTTAGGAAAATGTTAACAATGGATCCTCGGAAAAGGATCACCGCTGCCGAAGCCCTTG AACATCAATGGCTCAAGGAAGGTGGTGAAGCATCAGATATGCCTATTGACAGTGTTGTGCAAATAAGGATGAAGCAATTTAGAGCAATGAACAAGCTGAAAAAGCTGGCTTTAAAG GTTATTGCAGAAAACCTTtcaaaagaagaaatcaagGGGTTGAGACAAATGTTCAACAACATGGACATGGATAGAAGTGGTACCATTACTTATGAAGAGCTCAAAACTGGGTTATCTAGGTTGGGATCCAAGCTTtcagaagaagaaatacaagaaTTGATGGAAGCTGTAAGCAACCCGCGACTATGGAGGAGGTTCCTTGTATTAACTCACACATGGGGAACCAAAGGCTAA